The region CAGCCAGATCCAGAATCGAGATGTGTTTCAATGGTCCCTAGTTCCCCCTCCCAGTCACACCCGTCCTCCTGATGGAGACAGACCACCTGCAATAGAGTAAGAGTGGTTAGATAAGTTATTTGCTGAGATTGAAACATACAAACACTCGTTAGCTCTGTGTACAAGCACTTACATTAGTTGTGCACAATGTGGAATCTACATAATTAACTTGATTACAGCAATAAATGGCTCACCTTAATCGCATTGATtttcctcttcatacacttgTCCAGCACATGCTCAAAGGGGGTCTTCCGACACTGAGGACAACTGTTTGTTGAATCCTGTTTTTCTAGCCAGCGTTCCAAACATGTCTCACAATAATGCTTCCCACAGCACAGCGTCAGTCGAGGGTCTCGTAGAAGCTTAGAGCAGACGTCACAGAGCAGATCGTCCACGGCATCCTGCCCTCCCACCAGATCGATATCATAACCACCATGTTCATCATGCAGGGAGATGACCTGCACGGAATTGTCAGAGCTTGGTTTCAACACATCCTCCCAGTCCGACCAATTATTGGCCAGCACTGCTCTAGCAGCCATTCCTTCATCAGATTTATCAGGACAAACAGTACAGAGCTTTAGGTGGGCGTGACCTTACAAAGGATATTGGTCACGCCCATTTATTTAGTCCCACCTCCTAATTTCCTTTTGGGCGGGCTAATCCCAGCCCGACTGCATTGGAAGACATAAATAATCGAATTTGATTGGTAGTTGTACATTTGATCCTTACAAAGTGATCTTTCACTGCTCACATAAATAAGATAGCAAGCCACCTTTTTACATCTGCAAACTAAAGGTTTTTTCATCTGAATTTCTCAACTGCAAACGTCGAACCATGCCTGGAAAAGTCGCATCCAAGAAGGGAGAGAAGAAGGCTGCCGTGAAGAGCAAGCCCGCTGGAGAGAAGAAGACCCGAAGAAAGTCTCGCAAAGAGAGCTACTCTATCTACATCTACAAAGTCCTGAAGCAAGTCCACCCCGACACTGGTATCTCTTCCAAGGCCATGAGCATCATGAACTCGTTTGTGAATGACATATTCGAGAGAGTTGCCACTGAAGCTTCCCGACTGGCTCACTACAACAAGAAGCACACCATCTCGAGCAGGGAAATCCAGACTGCTGTCAGACTTCATCTCCCTGGAGAGCTGTCCAAGCATGCTGTATCTGAGGGCACCAAGGCTGTCACCAAGTACACCAGTAGCAAATAAATATCTCATCTCAAACGGCTTTTCTAAAAGCCACCACTATTGTCAAAATGTTTCACCTTCCACAAGTCATGTTCTCTTTTATATTCTGTTTGTATATTGAATTctgatacgtacatgtatataaaacaATGGTGCATACCATTTCTTCAATAAATGAACTAATGTTTTATAAGTCAGTTTGCCACTCTTGCTCAAGAATAACAAGTTCGTTGATGGTGTCCCTTAGCCATACATCCATTGAAATTGATTGTACTTCCTCAACGTTAGGAAATACCTGCATAATTTATTTATAAATAATAAACATAAAATTAAATTTTGATTATAGACGACTTACAATGCTTGTATCAGTGATGCTGTTGGTAACCTCCCTCCATATCGGCACTAGCTGCAGTAAGGTTTGAACAcaaagtgggtggggcattaTTAATCTTACCAGTGGATAACAAGACAAATTAATTTCTTTGATTTTGATCACTGCGTACTTGTTGAGTATCTCCAATATGTCTGCTTGATGCTAAACAGATACAGCCACAAATTAAGGTCAATAagcacacaaaacacactCACCATTTCCGACATTACTCCACTCATTAATTGTGCCAATTGACCAATTAGC is a window of Halichondria panicea chromosome 13, odHalPani1.1, whole genome shotgun sequence DNA encoding:
- the LOC135346029 gene encoding late histone H2B.2.1-like; translation: MPGKVASKKGEKKAAVKSKPAGEKKTRRKSRKESYSIYIYKVLKQVHPDTGISSKAMSIMNSFVNDIFERVATEASRLAHYNKKHTISSREIQTAVRLHLPGELSKHAVSEGTKAVTKYTSSK